A window of the Helianthus annuus cultivar XRQ/B chromosome 4, HanXRQr2.0-SUNRISE, whole genome shotgun sequence genome harbors these coding sequences:
- the LOC118491337 gene encoding uncharacterized protein LOC118491337, with the protein MDARKDLSRSFSRLTQEEVELFCMEYGIGTKFKPTAPACDVSIDKCPVGFIALYCRPFEFSDLRHPFSLFVLNLLEYYRVSFGQIHPKGMARVLHFEVLCRALGYDPLLLLFRRFFRLAKNDNWFTFETSKVDACLISSMVTTLGTWKDRFFWVSDSIVPFKMVWRHPDTVLNEPEPLESDLNNAFLKAIRECPSRVRPFPEHLLVLLGVSKSWEKANRDPVLMRNGMVMSALDFIKSDNTSDVVFEDVPVIPDENAVVKGTEQRFEGTGYVGVPT; encoded by the exons atggaTGCTCGTAAGGATTTGTCGAGATCCTTTTCTCGATTAACCCAGGAAGAAGTAGAGTTGTTTTGTATGGAATATGGTATTGGGACTAAATTTAAACCTACTGCTCCTGCGTGCGATGTTTCAATTGACAAATGTCCGGTTGGTTTTATTGCTCTTTATTGCCGTCCCTTCGAGTTTTCGGACCTCCGCCATCCGTTTTCCCTGTTTGTATTGAACTTATTGGAGTATTATCGAGTCTCCTTTGGTCAGATTCATCCAAAGggtatggctagggttttacatttcgAGGTTTTGTGTCGTGCTCTTGGTTATGATCCTTTGCTTTTGCTTTTTCGCCGATTTTTTCGATTAGCCAAGAACGATAACTGGTTCACCTTTGAAACGTCTAAGGTCGATGCTTGCCTTATTTCTTCCATGGTTACCACCCTTGGTACCTGGAAGGatcgttttttctgggtttctgactCTATTGTCCCTTTCAAGATGGTGTGGAGGCACCCGGATActgttctcaatgaaccggaaccccTTGAATCTGATTTGAATAATGCTTTTCTGAAAGCCATCCGGGAATGCCCTtcaagggttcgtccctttcctgagcatTTGCTAGTCTTGTTAGGGGTTAGTAAGTCATGGGAAAAGGCTAATCGGGATCCGGTTCTGATGAGGAATGGCATGG ttatgtctgccttGGATTTCATTAAGAGTGACAACACTTCTGATGTGGTATTTGAAGATGTTCCCGTTATCCCTGATGAGAATGCTGTGGTTAAAGGTACTGAACAAAGGTTTGAGGGTACTGGATATGTCGGTGTTCCAACGTGA